One Spinacia oleracea cultivar Varoflay chromosome 4, BTI_SOV_V1, whole genome shotgun sequence DNA segment encodes these proteins:
- the LOC110795604 gene encoding protein FAR1-RELATED SEQUENCE 5-like, whose translation MGQLKLKKHEDILNNALDYSEQNDVDDDPESYVVVGQDFEELVSLEGSVVKDDEEAYQLYNSHAFRNDFGTRKGKKEYRNGTKIVRQRFFVCAYEGFKKADGVVPKSYKKIDRRTGCKASVQFDVDKKTGVYVLSKHSRVHNHSMVPANKRYLIRSHRNISKEQLTFLTTFSYSGTKLADVLRAMRKEVGGEAHLGFTIPDAYDAVNAEKKKKLDGCDSNQLIRWFATRQANKHGFYNDFQLNEFNQLNNFFFWREGRMQSDYEAFGYLLIHDTTYRTNKYDMICGPFVAMNLHTQNIMFGVGFLLNEKACSFEWLLNSFLTSMGGKKPVTIMTDQYSAMEKAISRMPDYNCKAHSWIERLYGLKEK comes from the exons atgggTCAACTCAAATTGAAGAAGCATGAAG ACATTTTGAATAATGCGTTAGATTATTCGGAACAaaatgatgttgatgatgatccAGAATCTTATGTGGTTGTTGGCCAAG ATTTTGAAGAACTAGTTTCACTAGAGGGTAGTGTAGTTAAGGATGATGAGGAAGCGTATCAGTTATACAATAGTCATGCTTTTAGGAATGATTTTGGTACTAGGAAGGGTAAAAAGGAGTATAGGAATGGTACCAAAATAGTTCGGCAGCGGTTTTTTGTTTGTGCATATGAGGGTTTTAAAAAAGCTGATGGGGTTGTGCCTAAATCTTACAAAAAAATTGATAGGAGAACTGGATGCAAGGCATCAGTTCAGTTTGATGTTGATAAGAAAACCGGAGTGTATGTTCTTTCTAAACACTCTCGTGTTCATAACCATTCAATGGTTCCTGCCAATAAGAGATATCTTATTAGGTCACATAGGAACATATCAAAAGAACAATTGACCTTCCTTACTACTTTTAGTTATAGTGGTACTAAGCTTGCCGATGTTCTTAGAGCAATGAGGAAAGAAGTAGGTGGTGAagctcatttaggatttactaTTCCTGATGCATATGATGCCGTTAATGCGGAGAAAAAGAAGAAGTTGGATGGTTGTGATTCAAATCAATTGATTAGGTGGTTTGCTACGAGACAAGCTAATAAACACGGCTTTTATAATGATTTTCAACTTAATGAATTTAATCAACtgaacaacttttttttttggagagaAGGGAGAATGCAGTCTGATTATGAAGCATTTGGGTATTTATTGATTCATGATACAACTTATCGTACTAATAAATACGATATGATATGTGGTCCTTTTGTTGCAATGAATCTCCACACTCAAAATATCATGTTTGGAGTTGGGTTTCTTTTGAATGAGAAGGCATGTTCTTTTGAGTGGCTTTTAAATTCTTTTTTGACTTCTATGGGTGGGAAGAAACCTGTGACCATCATGACTGATCAGTATTCTGCAATGGAGAAGGCTATAAG TCGTATGCCTGATTACAATTGCAAGGCACATTCATGGATAGAGAGGTTATATGGTTTGAAAGAGAAATGA
- the LOC110795599 gene encoding glucosamine 6-phosphate N-acetyltransferase, producing MLADNWNDDQKCKIRRLELADKNKGFIELLRQLTVCDSVSDKEFEDRFKELASKGDDHVICVAEDTETGKIIATGSVFIEKKFVRNCAKAGHIEDVVVDANARGMQLGKKIIELLTEHARSSGCYKVILDCSTENKVFYEKCGFKQKEIQMVKYFS from the coding sequence ATGCTAGCTGACAATTGGAATGATGACCAGAAGTGCAAAATTAGAAGGCTAGAGCTCGCCGACAAAAATAAGGGTTTTATAGAGCTGTTACGTCAGCTGACAGTTTGTGACTCAGTTTCAGACAAGGAATTTGAGGATAGATTTAAGGAGCTTGCCTCTAAGGGGGATGACCATGTTATATGTGTAGCAGAAGATACTGAGACTGGAAAGATTATAGCAACAGGAAGTGTATTTATTGAGAAGAAATTTGTTAGAAATTGTGCTAAGGCTGGTCACATTGAAGACGTGGTAGTGGATGCTAATGCACGAGGGATGCAATTGGGCAAGAAAATTATCGAGCTTCTAACTGAACATGCACGATCAAGTGGATGTTACAAGGTTATACTTGATTGTTCTACCGAGAACAAAGTGTTCTATGAGAAATGTGGATTTAAGCAAAAGGAAATCCAGATGGTCAAGTATTTCTCTTAG
- the LOC130471611 gene encoding uncharacterized protein — translation MWNVRGACRDLFLTHAKEIVTTQHPDIFIFLETKSDASRGREVMKFLNYDDCRAIRPADKRGGIWLFWKNSVDLIDFDAENNHFHSLFHFKNLGKEAMVTGLHAPSNSGARHMFWRNMQEDLPPPNSPWLVLGDFNEVTAQSEKKGGRPFRPSQCSDLVNFMDDAGLVDLGFNGCPYTWTNARHGATLFKRDSIVLWLIQCKEVWLSHPQFSEFFVSNWKPPTNDFLQGRDKFLSSISNWNHNIFGNLKNKKKNIMARIEGIQISLSKHYSRFLVNVEADLLQELNEIYKKERIIWAQKAGINWRKFGDFNTRYFHTLAKIKKSKGKILTLKNDAGFWITDNNELKNLATTYFTKLFTTSHSCGNLNSSSISNIRLTENEKRLLSAKVTLEEVHHNLFCMDPIKSPGPDGIQPIFFQRHWTELGDSIYRFCLSCFDKGAVPLDINHSYVALIPKNSAPTNIS, via the exons ATGTGGAATGTTCGTGGAGCTTGTAGGGATCTGTTCTTGACTCATGCAAAAGAGATAGTGACGACTCAACACCCAGACATTTTCATCTTCTTGGAGACTAAGTCAGATGCTTCCAGAGGAAGGGAGGTAATGAAATTTCTCAACTACGACGATTGTAGGGCCATAAGACCAGCTGACAAAAGGGGGGGCATTTGGTTGTTCTGGAAAAACTCAGTGGATTTAATTGATTTTGATGCTGAGAACAACCATTTTCACTCGCTTTTTCACTTCAAAAATTTGGGGAAAGAGGCCATGGTCACAGGATTACATGCACCAAGTAATTCGGGGGCGAGACACATGTTTTGGAGAAACATGCAAGAAGATCTTCCCCCTCCTAATTCTCCGTGGCTAGTTCTTGGTGATTTTAATGAAGTCACGGCTCAATCAGAGAAGAAAGGGGGAAGACCTTTTAGACCTTCTCAATGCTCGGACTTGGTGAATTTCATGGACGATGCAGGGCTGGTTGATCTAGGGTTTAATGGTTGTCCCTATacatggactaatgctcgtcaTGGGGCGACCTTATTCAAGAGAGACTCGATCGTGCTCTGGTTAATTCA ATGTAAAGAAGTCTGGTTATCCCACCCTCAATTCTCCGAGTTTTTTGTTAGTAATTGGAAGCCACCTACCAACGATTTCTTGCAGGGAAGAGATAAATTTCTAAGTTCAATTTCTAATTGGAACCACAATATTTTTGGTAatctaaaaaacaaaaaaaagaatattATGGCGCGTATTGAAGGGATTCAAATTTCTTTGAGTAAACACTACTCTCGTTTTCTTGTAAACGTAGAGGCTGATCTTTTACAAGAACTCAATGAGATTTATAAAAAGGAAAGAATAATTTGGGCTCAAAAAGCAGGGATTAATTGGAGAAAATTTGGAGATTTTAATACTAGATACTTTCATACCTTAGCTAAAATTAAGAAGTCAAAAGGGAAAATTTTAACTTTGAAGAATGATGCTGGATTTTGGATTACTGATAACAATGAGTTGAAAAACTTAGCCACCACCTATTTTACAAAACTGTTTACTACTTCTCATAGTTGTGGTAATTTAAATAGTTCTTCTATTAGTAATATTAGGTTAACCGAAAATGAAAAAAGATTATTGTCAGCTAAAGTTACCCTAGAAGAAGTTCACCACAATCTCTTTTGTATGGATCCCATTAAATCCCCAGGTCCTGATGGCATTCAGCCCATTTTCTTTCAAAGGCACTGGACTGAATTAGGGGATTCTATCTATAGATTCTGTCTTTCCTGTTTTGACAAAGGAGCAGTTCCATTGGATATCAATCACTCGTACGTCGCTTTAATTCCAAAAAACAGTGCTCCTACGAATATTTCATAA